Proteins encoded by one window of Bryobacteraceae bacterium:
- a CDS encoding PSD1 and planctomycete cytochrome C domain-containing protein produces the protein MRLLTILCAAAAVATCAGQDLFEKEVRPLLIARCYACHSAASNPPMGGLRVDSREALLKGGARGPSIVPGKPAEGFLLAAVRHADDNLKMPPGSKLKDAEIAALAKWVEAGAPWGASAAAPAPKQFWSFVPPSEPAIPPVKNAAWAKSPLDAFILAGLEAKGLTPAPPAAKRALIRRATYDLTGLPPTPTEVQAFLDDNTPEAFARVVDRLLASPRYGERWGRHWLDVARYADSNGLDENLVYKNAFRYRDYVIAAFNKDKPYDQFVHEQLAGDLLPPAADLATRFERWTATGFLSLGAKMLAEDDPVKMQMDIVDEQLDTAGRAFLGLTLGCARCHDHKFDPITTADYYGLAGIFKSSKTMENFKVVAKWHEYVLAPPDDIAKLEAHLARIEAKTKEIGKLTSSENKRLVAEARTKGGAYMLAAGDVLRHEKSGLRPVPRDTSGAVAIAAGSFASGNANRELARAAANVPKDAKGPFFAEYEVTLPAAGLYQVDLLEQEKGRGTPDLYVNGVLMSNGAEAISNRAASPDAGGWTVEGIFPFQNGKNTIRFEHKSRFAFFEKLRVAPNQLPAGAEPPETTAQIARRYGVRPGFLAQWVDHIRRSQGAPHSIFYAWNAWESGKYDLTGWTSPAAELFAGFTPSNRTELAGRYQDLYEKAASGDVAGALKAIHEPLYEKFGPFRAPDGIREYYPAAAETAIAKLESERKALEESTPDYPRAMGVREGDKAEDIPIHIRGSHWSLGKVTPRHFPASLAGGVQPTLGENQSGRLQFAQWLTRRDNPLTARVMANRIWRWHFGRGIVGSTDNFGRLGEAPSNQPLLDWLSLRFIDAGWSIKAIHRTIMLSNTYRMGTNYNAPAAEIDPENRLLWRANRRRLEVEPMRDGIMAVSGSIDFHMGGSLLNYKDRQYVANTAKGGDVDYDRNLRAVYIPVVRSSMYDVFRAFDLADPSTGNGDRGSTVVAPQALFMMNGSVMLRHSRVMAENLLARPGDDAARIREAYERAYARPPSPAEIDRGLTFLARIDEALKNRETNQTLRRTLAWQSLCKALLSASEFIYLN, from the coding sequence GTGCGACTGCTGACCATCCTCTGCGCCGCCGCCGCCGTGGCCACCTGCGCCGGGCAGGACCTTTTCGAGAAGGAAGTCCGCCCGCTCCTCATCGCGCGGTGCTACGCCTGCCACTCCGCCGCCAGTAACCCGCCCATGGGCGGGCTCCGCGTCGACTCCCGGGAAGCCCTTCTCAAAGGCGGCGCCAGAGGTCCGTCCATCGTCCCCGGCAAGCCCGCCGAAGGCTTCCTCCTCGCTGCCGTCCGCCACGCCGACGACAACCTCAAGATGCCCCCCGGCTCCAAACTCAAGGACGCCGAAATCGCCGCCCTCGCCAAGTGGGTCGAAGCTGGCGCGCCCTGGGGCGCGTCCGCCGCCGCGCCCGCCCCGAAGCAATTCTGGTCCTTCGTCCCACCGTCCGAACCCGCCATTCCGCCCGTCAAGAACGCCGCCTGGGCCAAGTCCCCCCTCGACGCCTTCATCCTCGCCGGCCTTGAGGCCAAGGGACTTACTCCCGCCCCGCCTGCCGCCAAGCGCGCCCTCATCCGCCGCGCCACCTACGATCTCACCGGACTTCCGCCTACCCCCACCGAAGTCCAGGCCTTTCTCGACGACAACACCCCGGAAGCCTTCGCCCGCGTCGTCGACCGCCTCCTCGCATCCCCCCGCTACGGCGAACGCTGGGGCCGCCACTGGCTCGACGTCGCCCGGTATGCCGACTCCAACGGCCTCGACGAAAACCTTGTTTACAAGAACGCCTTCCGCTACCGCGACTATGTCATCGCCGCGTTCAATAAGGACAAACCTTACGACCAATTCGTCCACGAACAGCTCGCAGGCGACTTGCTCCCGCCCGCCGCCGACCTCGCCACCCGCTTCGAACGCTGGACCGCCACCGGCTTCCTCTCCCTCGGCGCCAAGATGCTCGCCGAAGACGACCCCGTCAAAATGCAGATGGATATCGTCGACGAACAGCTCGATACCGCCGGCCGCGCCTTTCTCGGACTCACCCTCGGCTGCGCTCGCTGCCATGACCATAAGTTCGATCCCATCACTACCGCGGATTACTACGGTCTCGCCGGTATCTTCAAGAGTTCTAAGACCATGGAGAACTTCAAGGTCGTCGCCAAGTGGCACGAGTACGTACTCGCCCCGCCCGATGACATCGCCAAACTTGAAGCGCACTTGGCCCGCATTGAGGCCAAGACCAAGGAAATCGGCAAGCTGACCTCGTCGGAGAACAAGCGCCTCGTCGCTGAAGCCCGCACCAAGGGCGGCGCCTATATGCTCGCCGCCGGCGATGTTCTCCGCCACGAGAAGTCCGGCCTCCGCCCCGTTCCGCGCGATACGTCCGGTGCCGTTGCCATCGCCGCGGGCAGCTTCGCCTCGGGCAACGCCAACCGCGAACTCGCCCGCGCCGCCGCCAACGTCCCCAAGGATGCGAAAGGCCCCTTCTTCGCCGAGTACGAGGTAACGCTTCCCGCCGCCGGCCTCTACCAGGTGGATCTCCTCGAACAGGAGAAAGGCCGCGGCACTCCGGACCTCTACGTCAACGGAGTCCTCATGAGCAACGGCGCCGAGGCCATCTCGAATCGCGCCGCCTCACCCGACGCCGGCGGGTGGACCGTCGAAGGGATTTTCCCGTTCCAAAACGGGAAAAACACCATCCGTTTCGAACATAAATCCCGCTTCGCGTTCTTCGAGAAACTCCGCGTCGCGCCCAACCAACTCCCCGCCGGCGCAGAGCCCCCGGAAACCACCGCCCAGATCGCCCGCCGCTACGGCGTCCGCCCCGGCTTCCTAGCCCAGTGGGTGGATCACATCCGCCGCTCCCAAGGCGCGCCCCACTCCATCTTCTACGCCTGGAATGCCTGGGAATCCGGAAAGTACGATCTCACCGGCTGGACCTCGCCCGCCGCCGAGCTGTTCGCCGGCTTCACCCCCTCCAACCGAACCGAACTGGCCGGCCGCTATCAGGACCTCTACGAGAAGGCCGCCTCCGGGGACGTCGCCGGCGCCCTGAAGGCCATCCACGAGCCCCTGTACGAAAAGTTCGGTCCCTTCCGCGCGCCCGACGGCATCCGCGAATACTATCCCGCCGCCGCCGAAACGGCCATCGCCAAACTCGAATCCGAACGGAAGGCGCTCGAAGAATCCACGCCGGATTACCCGCGCGCCATGGGCGTCCGCGAAGGCGACAAGGCGGAAGATATTCCGATCCACATCCGAGGCAGTCACTGGTCGCTCGGCAAGGTTACTCCGCGCCACTTCCCGGCCTCCCTCGCCGGCGGCGTCCAGCCAACGCTCGGCGAAAACCAAAGCGGACGCCTCCAGTTCGCCCAATGGCTCACCCGGCGCGACAATCCCCTCACCGCCCGCGTCATGGCCAACCGCATCTGGCGCTGGCATTTCGGCCGGGGGATCGTCGGCTCCACCGACAACTTCGGCCGCCTCGGTGAAGCGCCCTCGAACCAGCCGCTCCTCGATTGGCTCTCTTTGCGATTCATCGACGCTGGATGGTCGATCAAAGCCATTCACCGCACCATCATGCTGTCAAATACCTACCGGATGGGTACCAATTACAACGCCCCGGCGGCCGAAATCGACCCCGAAAATCGGCTTCTCTGGCGCGCCAACCGCCGCCGCCTGGAGGTCGAACCGATGCGCGACGGCATTATGGCCGTCTCCGGCTCCATCGACTTCCACATGGGCGGTTCGCTGCTCAACTACAAGGATCGTCAATACGTTGCGAACACAGCCAAAGGCGGCGACGTCGACTACGACCGCAACCTCCGCGCCGTCTACATCCCCGTCGTCCGCAGCTCCATGTACGACGTTTTCCGCGCCTTCGACCTCGCCGACCCCTCCACCGGCAACGGCGACCGCGGCTCTACCGTCGTCGCCCCGCAAGCGCTTTTTATGATGAACGGTTCGGTGATGCTCCGCCACTCTCGCGTCATGGCCGAAAACCTGCTCGCACGGCCCGGCGACGACGCCGCCCGCATCCGCGAAGCCTACGAACGCGCCTACGCCCGCCCGCCGTCGCCCGCCGAAATTGACCGCGGCCTCACCTTCCTCGCCCGCATCGACGAAGCCCTCAAAAACAGGGAAACGAACCAAACGCTACGCCGCACCCTTGCCTGGCAAAGCCTGTGCAAAGCGCTGCTCAGCGCCAGTGAATTCATCTACTTGAACTGA
- a CDS encoding SLC13 family permease: MPDAASKHPDGPVPGLRQRAGLWVGLALFVLVLAAPAPAGLEPKAQRMAAIALLMAVWWISEAIPIAATSLLPMALGPVLGVAPSAKIALAYGNHIIFLFLGGFVLALGMERCGLHRRLALGVIDAIGSGPARLILGFMVATAFLSMWVSNTATTLVMLPIATAVIRQLATPERERELFETFGSVLLLGVAFSASVGGVGTIIGTTTTVAFLGFLQERFPDRAPISFLDWARVGMPIAAVFIPVMWAYLCRFGGPLPVSRIRFDSAADVIAGERRKLGAMAQDEKALTAVCVATALAWMLRPWWAAWFPDPKAIHDTTVAVAMAVLLFMLPERWTPRPAGRLMDWETVQRGVPWGILLLMGGGFAMAAGIEDSGLAAYVGSRMGALRGTPVWVLMPAACLIGVAMTEVTSNVATVLMLAPVLVETALGLGIDPYLLLIPTTIMSSFAFMLPVATPPNAVVFASGWIRIEQMFRVGIVLDLLALAIVPLMVWAIGAGQFK; this comes from the coding sequence GTGCCTGACGCCGCATCCAAGCATCCGGATGGTCCGGTTCCCGGTTTGAGGCAGCGTGCCGGCCTGTGGGTGGGCCTGGCGCTTTTCGTGCTTGTGCTGGCCGCGCCGGCTCCGGCGGGGCTCGAACCGAAGGCGCAACGGATGGCGGCGATCGCGCTGCTGATGGCGGTGTGGTGGATCAGCGAGGCGATCCCGATCGCGGCGACGTCGCTATTGCCGATGGCGCTCGGGCCGGTGCTCGGCGTGGCTCCCTCGGCCAAGATCGCGCTGGCTTATGGAAACCACATCATTTTCCTGTTCCTGGGCGGGTTCGTGCTGGCGCTCGGGATGGAACGCTGCGGACTGCACCGGCGGCTGGCGCTGGGCGTCATCGACGCCATCGGGTCCGGGCCGGCGCGGCTGATACTCGGGTTCATGGTGGCGACGGCCTTCCTTTCGATGTGGGTTTCGAACACGGCCACCACGCTGGTGATGCTGCCCATCGCGACGGCGGTGATCCGGCAACTGGCGACGCCCGAACGCGAACGGGAATTGTTCGAGACCTTCGGTTCGGTGCTGCTGCTCGGCGTGGCGTTTTCGGCGAGCGTCGGGGGCGTCGGCACGATCATCGGCACCACGACGACGGTGGCGTTCCTCGGCTTTCTGCAAGAGCGCTTTCCGGACCGGGCGCCGATTTCGTTCCTCGACTGGGCGCGCGTCGGCATGCCGATCGCGGCCGTATTCATTCCCGTGATGTGGGCCTACCTTTGCCGGTTCGGCGGACCGCTGCCGGTATCGCGCATCCGCTTCGATTCCGCCGCCGACGTGATTGCCGGGGAGCGGCGGAAGCTGGGCGCGATGGCGCAGGACGAAAAGGCGTTGACGGCGGTTTGCGTGGCGACGGCGTTGGCGTGGATGCTGCGGCCGTGGTGGGCGGCGTGGTTTCCGGATCCCAAGGCGATACACGACACGACGGTGGCGGTGGCGATGGCGGTGCTGTTGTTTATGCTGCCGGAGCGATGGACGCCGCGGCCGGCGGGCAGGCTGATGGATTGGGAGACGGTGCAGCGCGGCGTGCCGTGGGGCATCCTGCTGCTAATGGGCGGCGGCTTCGCGATGGCGGCGGGGATTGAGGACAGCGGCTTGGCGGCGTACGTGGGGTCGCGGATGGGCGCGCTGCGGGGAACGCCGGTGTGGGTGCTGATGCCGGCGGCATGCCTGATCGGCGTAGCGATGACGGAGGTGACGTCGAACGTGGCCACGGTGCTGATGCTGGCGCCCGTGCTGGTCGAGACGGCGCTCGGGCTGGGGATCGACCCGTACCTGCTGCTGATTCCGACGACGATCATGTCGTCGTTCGCGTTCATGCTGCCGGTGGCGACGCCGCCGAACGCGGTGGTGTTCGCGAGCGGGTGGATCCGCATCGAACAGATGTTCCGGGTGGGGATCGTGCTGGATCTGCTGGCGCTGGCGATCGTACCGCTGATGGTTTGGGCGATCGGGGCGGGTCAGTTCAAGTAG
- a CDS encoding PEP-CTERM sorting domain-containing protein translates to MKKMIGVALLALAAPMFAGSIAFDDFSLPQGPLTASSSDGPVDIGGGIFRTLTLTTLGNVPPVQYTTQVAAGLLDITNGTGDDSQVIITYDLPLLAIPMGATNVQFFFTIVQSDGNPTQVAFGGVLGSGGTVNIPGNTLNQVIGFAITPPVGPGQGTITFDGTPGWDLAADSLGIRWTDPQTGVPEPGSFVLLGLGLAAAGIISRRR, encoded by the coding sequence ATGAAGAAAATGATTGGGGTTGCTCTGCTCGCGCTGGCCGCCCCGATGTTTGCAGGGTCCATTGCTTTCGACGACTTTTCACTACCTCAGGGCCCTTTGACTGCATCCTCTAGCGACGGCCCCGTCGATATCGGCGGTGGGATTTTCCGTACGCTCACCCTCACCACCCTCGGCAACGTTCCGCCTGTGCAATACACAACGCAGGTGGCCGCTGGCCTTCTCGACATCACCAACGGAACCGGCGACGACAGCCAGGTGATAATCACCTACGACTTGCCGCTTCTCGCAATTCCGATGGGAGCGACCAACGTCCAGTTCTTCTTCACGATCGTTCAATCGGACGGCAACCCCACCCAGGTCGCCTTCGGTGGAGTGCTCGGCTCGGGCGGCACCGTGAATATCCCGGGTAACACTCTCAACCAAGTGATCGGCTTCGCCATCACCCCGCCGGTCGGCCCCGGACAGGGCACCATCACCTTCGATGGAACGCCCGGCTGGGACCTCGCCGCTGATTCGCTCGGTATCCGCTGGACCGACCCCCAGACGGGCGTTCCGGAACCGGGCTCGTTCGTTCTTCTTGGGCTCGGCCTCGCCGCCGCTGGCATTATCTCCCGGCGCCGCTAG
- a CDS encoding protein kinase has protein sequence MSPEQVRGKSAKALFLAAVKLPPEEREAFLKPTADRDPDLAREVRELLSFDEGSDDLLDRPILESLEIEIEPPAPRLEEGELLAGRYRVDGPLGSGASSDVYLGHDELLMGKKVAIKLLRRQTGGSLFVREMEALARINHPGVMQVLDLGETAERHAFLVTEYTPGRTLRSVLSLQALPLGRTVRLVQQVGQALAAAHVQGVAHLDLKPENILVVDLGTGEERVRIIDFGLAAIRDSIARPGTPGGSPPYMAPEQAAGLTSAASDQYSLAAVAVEMCAGTPPGVRHSVHDLFERNCPSAPAATAGVLARALSPNPAGRYASIGEFVDALTVAATPRPRVWRRRIALAAVAAAGVAAIGLTPRFLTNSETHSGDFLPMVRIAGDIGDPSISPDGNTVFYSSPENGGDIYSSRAGQTPVRLTSEDAAEDHPVCSPDGKQLAFLRTESGPMRSIRTMPPSGGPATAVAEGTFQDIAWAPDNRTIVASHFADDGVRVLITAIDTVTRQWRTLTNPPEATRQIRPAVAPDGSAIAFVELGSFGAATLRILDLRPGTAPAGAPRQLLPGRMMSQGTRPVFSRDSSALIFSRAERGSSTLWRVPKEGGDPVEIAAAGRFGVLPMVPAGRDALAFVTTQQVANLWRADLDAPGGTFQTRAAVFPSASRDELPQVGPVAGGPVIYHTVRQAQAGLWWMGLLTSPESAPMQVPAGLERVIHVCLGAGGTRVISGLAGSSVEAYVTRGRSFERLEDVDGPVTWIAPDGRQALFSSERSGRAEIWLWRDRLPSIPVTRGGGEFGLVSPDREWIFYAKDAGALWRVPFGGGEERLLLRGLLELRSFTVAAAGVYYVSIQNPPRIRLRRFDNGRDDEIVGMERRAGRGLAVTADERTILYSQFEPLSTDISVLEGYR, from the coding sequence ATGAGTCCGGAACAGGTTAGGGGGAAGTCGGCCAAGGCGCTGTTCCTGGCAGCGGTGAAGCTGCCTCCGGAGGAGCGCGAGGCGTTCCTGAAACCGACCGCGGATCGCGATCCAGACCTGGCGCGCGAGGTTCGCGAGTTACTCAGCTTCGACGAGGGCAGTGACGATCTGCTCGACCGGCCGATCCTCGAGTCGCTCGAAATCGAGATTGAACCGCCCGCGCCGAGGCTCGAGGAAGGCGAGTTGCTGGCGGGCCGCTACCGCGTGGACGGACCGCTCGGTTCCGGCGCGTCGAGCGACGTTTATCTCGGCCATGACGAGCTGCTGATGGGCAAGAAGGTGGCGATCAAACTGCTTCGCCGCCAGACAGGCGGCTCGTTGTTCGTGCGGGAGATGGAGGCGCTGGCGCGGATCAATCATCCGGGCGTCATGCAGGTGCTCGATCTCGGCGAGACGGCGGAGCGGCACGCATTCCTGGTTACGGAGTACACTCCCGGGCGGACGTTGCGGTCCGTCCTTTCCCTACAAGCGCTTCCTCTGGGCCGGACGGTGCGGCTGGTGCAGCAGGTGGGACAAGCGCTGGCGGCGGCTCATGTGCAGGGCGTGGCGCACCTCGATCTGAAACCGGAGAACATTCTGGTGGTGGATCTCGGAACCGGCGAGGAGCGGGTCCGCATCATCGACTTCGGTCTGGCGGCGATCCGGGACTCCATCGCGCGGCCGGGTACGCCCGGAGGTTCGCCTCCTTATATGGCTCCGGAGCAGGCGGCCGGGTTGACGAGCGCGGCGTCGGACCAATACTCGCTGGCCGCGGTAGCGGTGGAGATGTGCGCCGGAACGCCCCCGGGCGTTCGCCATTCGGTGCACGATCTATTCGAGCGCAACTGTCCGTCGGCGCCGGCGGCCACGGCGGGTGTGCTGGCCCGGGCGCTGTCGCCGAATCCGGCCGGGCGGTATGCGAGCATCGGCGAATTCGTGGACGCGCTAACCGTGGCGGCGACGCCGCGCCCCCGCGTGTGGCGGCGACGAATCGCACTGGCCGCCGTGGCGGCCGCCGGCGTGGCGGCCATCGGATTAACTCCGCGATTTCTTACGAACTCCGAGACCCATTCGGGGGATTTCCTCCCCATGGTCCGCATCGCGGGAGATATCGGCGATCCGTCAATCTCACCGGACGGGAACACCGTATTCTATTCGTCGCCCGAGAACGGCGGGGACATCTACTCGTCGCGGGCGGGCCAAACTCCGGTGCGGCTGACCTCGGAAGATGCGGCCGAGGATCATCCGGTGTGCTCGCCCGACGGAAAGCAACTGGCATTCCTACGGACCGAGAGCGGCCCAATGCGGTCCATCCGCACCATGCCGCCATCGGGCGGGCCGGCGACCGCGGTGGCAGAGGGAACCTTTCAGGACATCGCCTGGGCGCCCGACAACCGGACAATCGTGGCGTCGCATTTCGCCGACGACGGCGTGCGGGTACTCATCACGGCGATCGATACCGTGACGCGGCAGTGGCGCACCCTGACGAACCCTCCCGAGGCGACACGCCAGATCCGGCCGGCTGTGGCCCCGGACGGATCCGCCATCGCGTTTGTCGAACTGGGTTCCTTCGGCGCGGCCACGCTCCGGATCCTGGACCTTCGGCCGGGCACTGCGCCGGCGGGCGCGCCGAGGCAACTGCTGCCGGGCCGGATGATGTCGCAGGGGACGCGCCCGGTGTTCAGCCGGGACTCGAGCGCCTTGATCTTTTCAAGGGCGGAACGGGGCAGCAGCACGCTGTGGAGGGTTCCGAAAGAGGGCGGAGATCCGGTGGAAATCGCCGCCGCCGGCCGCTTTGGAGTGCTTCCGATGGTTCCGGCGGGACGCGACGCACTCGCTTTCGTCACCACGCAGCAGGTGGCCAATCTGTGGCGGGCGGACCTTGATGCGCCGGGGGGAACGTTTCAGACGCGCGCCGCGGTGTTTCCTTCCGCCTCCCGTGACGAACTGCCGCAGGTGGGTCCCGTAGCGGGCGGCCCTGTCATTTACCACACCGTGCGTCAGGCGCAGGCGGGGCTGTGGTGGATGGGGTTGCTTACGAGTCCGGAGTCGGCCCCGATGCAAGTCCCGGCCGGGCTCGAACGGGTGATCCACGTGTGCCTGGGGGCGGGCGGAACGCGCGTGATCAGCGGTCTGGCCGGTTCCTCCGTCGAGGCGTACGTAACGCGAGGCAGGAGCTTTGAGCGGCTCGAGGACGTGGACGGCCCGGTAACCTGGATCGCGCCCGATGGCCGGCAGGCGCTGTTCAGTTCCGAGCGGAGCGGGCGTGCCGAGATCTGGCTGTGGCGGGACCGGCTGCCGTCCATACCGGTTACGCGGGGCGGGGGTGAGTTTGGGCTCGTCTCCCCGGACCGGGAGTGGATCTTTTATGCGAAGGATGCCGGAGCGCTGTGGCGTGTCCCATTCGGCGGCGGCGAGGAGCGGTTGCTATTGCGGGGCCTGCTTGAGCTCCGTTCGTTCACGGTGGCCGCGGCCGGCGTGTATTACGTGAGCATCCAGAATCCACCTCGCATCCGTCTGCGGCGGTTCGACAACGGGCGGGATGACGAAATCGTGGGAATGGAACGAAGAGCCGGGAGGGGGTTGGCGGTTACCGCCGACGAGAGAACCATCCTATACAGCCAGTTCGAGCCGCTCAGCACCGATATCTCCGTGCTGGAAGGCTACCGTTAA
- a CDS encoding ECF-type sigma factor, with protein MAREAEHSERAREIDSALQALYPELRRRAEMVMRGERIGHTLQPTALVHEAILRLMGDGSSWSSEREFLLRACHQMGNVLIDYARRRKALKRGNGQIAEEFDERLHGKQSKLDRVVALAQALEGLREVDQRAERVAVLRFLMDLSEAETAEVLDISTKTVERDWQFARAWLRRALAPARGPVERHESGTG; from the coding sequence ATGGCCCGCGAAGCGGAACACTCCGAGCGCGCTCGCGAAATCGATTCCGCCCTTCAGGCGTTATATCCAGAGTTGCGCCGGCGCGCCGAAATGGTGATGCGCGGCGAGCGGATCGGCCATACCCTTCAACCAACCGCACTTGTGCACGAAGCCATCCTTCGGCTGATGGGCGACGGCTCGAGTTGGAGTTCGGAACGGGAATTCCTACTACGGGCATGCCACCAAATGGGAAACGTGCTGATCGACTATGCCCGCAGAAGGAAAGCTCTCAAAAGGGGTAATGGCCAGATCGCCGAGGAGTTCGATGAGCGTCTCCATGGAAAGCAAAGCAAGCTCGACCGCGTGGTGGCCCTGGCGCAGGCCCTGGAGGGGCTGCGGGAGGTGGATCAGCGTGCCGAGCGGGTTGCCGTTCTGCGCTTTCTGATGGACCTGAGCGAGGCCGAGACCGCCGAGGTGCTCGACATATCGACGAAGACGGTGGAGCGGGACTGGCAGTTCGCGCGCGCGTGGCTGCGCCGGGCGCTGGCTCCTGCGCGCGGTCCGGTTGAACGCCATGAGTCCGGAACAGGTTAG
- a CDS encoding HU family DNA-binding protein, producing MSVTPPLLRLSRQTTRNASAQKMSPTENKTKTLTRTDLVADLVSQCDLTYSTAEVVLETIMASITRAIQNGDRVEIRRFGSFFPHGRGARVGRNPRTGGPLPIAPKKVAKFRASRELLAIVNGESWTEDQNEV from the coding sequence ATGTCGGTCACCCCTCCCCTTTTGCGCCTCTCTAGGCAAACAACAAGAAACGCAAGCGCCCAAAAAATGAGCCCAACAGAAAACAAAACGAAAACGCTCACGCGTACAGACCTTGTTGCGGACTTGGTTTCCCAGTGCGATCTGACCTACTCGACGGCCGAGGTGGTGCTGGAAACTATTATGGCTTCGATTACGCGCGCCATCCAAAATGGGGACCGGGTGGAAATCCGCCGATTCGGTTCTTTTTTTCCTCATGGAAGAGGCGCGCGTGTCGGGCGAAATCCACGCACCGGTGGGCCGCTGCCGATCGCGCCCAAAAAGGTCGCAAAATTCCGGGCGTCGCGCGAACTGCTCGCGATTGTCAATGGAGAAAGCTGGACTGAGGATCAGAATGAAGTTTGA
- a CDS encoding response regulator transcription factor — MKFDVVLVDPYTIVREGVQSILERSESFRILGDAENSAAALELCIKRTPDVVISELRVPQPGPPDLFAALGQHCPRARVLALSIWDDENSVGQAIRSGAKGFVSKRSGAAELVRAIRAVAQGGSYWSSNVSSGFLKSISNPAPANGRTGGRNPVHRLTPRERQVLTLVAEGRRSREIAATLDLSLETVRTYRKIIVKKLEVGSIAEMTQVALAAGLTRIAYGDGMWGNKPLE; from the coding sequence ATGAAGTTTGATGTTGTTCTCGTGGATCCCTACACGATTGTTCGTGAAGGGGTGCAATCGATTCTCGAACGGTCAGAATCGTTTCGAATCTTGGGTGACGCCGAAAACAGCGCCGCCGCCCTGGAACTCTGTATAAAGCGGACGCCCGATGTCGTCATCAGCGAACTACGGGTGCCGCAGCCGGGTCCCCCCGATTTGTTTGCCGCGCTCGGGCAGCATTGTCCGCGGGCGCGTGTGTTGGCCCTGTCGATTTGGGACGACGAAAACAGCGTGGGGCAGGCGATCCGCTCCGGCGCCAAGGGATTCGTTTCCAAGCGCAGCGGCGCGGCCGAACTCGTTCGCGCCATCCGGGCAGTTGCGCAAGGCGGCTCCTATTGGAGTTCGAATGTCAGCAGCGGATTCTTGAAATCGATTTCGAACCCGGCGCCCGCCAACGGGCGGACCGGTGGACGGAATCCGGTGCATCGACTTACTCCTCGCGAACGCCAGGTGCTGACTCTCGTGGCCGAAGGCCGGCGCAGCAGGGAGATTGCCGCCACGCTCGATCTGAGTCTTGAGACCGTGCGGACCTATCGGAAGATTATCGTGAAAAAACTCGAGGTGGGCAGCATCGCGGAGATGACGCAAGTCGCTCTCGCGGCCGGCCTCACCCGCATCGCCTACGGCGACGGAATGTGGGGTAACAAACCGCTCGAGTAA